From the Robbsia betulipollinis genome, the window CGGGCACTGACGAGGACGCCGACAGAGGACACCGCATCGTGCAACGCAGTTATCATGCACGCTGAATCCACTTCTGTTGCCCGCCATGAACGACGCCAGCCACCAATTATCCATGACCGTGCTCATGACGCCGGACATGGCCAACTTCTCCGGCAACGTCCATGGCGGCGCGATCCTCAAGCTGCTCGACGGCGTCGCCTATGCGTGCGCGAGCCGCTATGCGGGGCGCTACGTGGTGACGCTGTCGGTCGACCAGGTGGTGTTCCGTCAGCCGATTCATGTCGGCGAACTGGTGAGCTTCCTCGCCTCGGTCAACTACACCGGACGCAGTTCGATGGAGATCGGCATCAAGGTCATCACCGAAAACATCCGCACGCAGCTCGTGCGGCATACGAACAGCTGCTATTTCACGATGGTGGCGGTCGACGATGCCGGCAACTCCGTGGAAGTGCCGCCGCTGGTACCCGATGGCAGCGAGGCGCGCGAGCGGTTTCGCAAGGCCGAGCTGCGCCGGCAGCTGCGCAAGGAAATGGAGGACCGCTATCATCTCATCCGCGCCTCGGGCGCCGATGTCGACGCGAGCGGTGCCACGCGGCCGCTGGCCGGCTGACCGCCTCGGAGCGGCCGACACGCCTCGGGGCGGCCGACACGCCTTGAGACGGCAAACGCCTCCGGGTCGGCCCGGGACGTGGGCGGCCAACCCCCGGCCGTATCCGTCGCGCTCATTGCGCCGGCAGGCGCGGCGCGACCCGCACGATCGCGGCGGCCACGCCGACGCTCGCCAGCGCGAACAGCGCGGTGGCCGGCAGAAAGCCGAAGGCATCGGCCAGCGCGCCGAACGCCAGGATCGGCAGCGCGCTGCCGCCATAGCCCACCACGTAGAACAGCGAGACCGCGCTGGCGCGGCGATGCGCGGGGGCAATATCGTTGATCATCGCCGCGGCACCCACGAACCCCGCGCCGTAGCCGATGCCGATCGCCAGCGTGCCGCCGCAAAACAGGGCAGCCAGGCCCCACCAGCTGGCGAGCGCGCAAACCGGTACCGCCAGGGCGACGAGCACGGTGCCGACGACCAGCGCGGTGCGCGGCGCGGCGTGCCGCGCGAGCAGTTGCGCGATGCCCATCACGATCTGTAGCGCGCAGAGCAGCAGCGCGATGATCGTCCGGTCGTGGATGCCCATCAGCCTTTCGGCCAGCGAGGGCGCCAGCGTCATCGCGAAAGCCCCGGCGGCCCAGGCAAGCGCCAGTGCCGCCGCGGCCACGGGGAAAGCGGGGCCGCAACTGGCCAGCAAACCGGGCTCCCGCTCCCGGGCGGCGTCCGGCCGGCCGTCCGGGGCGGCAGCGCTTGCCATGGTCCTCCCCGCGGCGCGCTCGGCCCCTTCGTCCGCTACCATCCCGGCCGGTACGGCCGTGGCCGCCACGGTGCGTGCGGGCCAGCCGACGCGCATCAGCCCGCCGGCGACGCCCAGCGCGGCCAGGGCCGTCGCGATGAACGGCAGATGGGTGGCGCCCAGATGCAGCCACAGCGCCAGCGCGCTGAGCGCGGGTCCCAGCGCGGCGCCCGCGGTGATCGACGTCGTCGCGAGCATGGCGGCGCGCTTGCGCGCGACGGGCGCGATCAGTTCGACCAGCGCCGCGCTGGCGGCGCCGGTCAATGCGCCGGTGCCCAGGCCGGAAAGCAGCCGCCCGACGATCAATCCGCCGACCGAGGTCGCCGCCGCGATGCACAGCGCCCCCGCGGCGATCACCCCCAGCGCGGGCACGATCAGCAGCCGCCGGTCGCGCAGGCGGTCGGACAGCCGGCCCAGCGAGAGCAGCGTCGTCAGCACGCCGCCGGAATACACCGCGTACACCAGGGTCAGCGTGGTCGCGCTGAAGCCCCACTGGATCTGAAACAGCCGGTACAGGGGCGAGGGGGCGGTGCTGTTCGCCATCGCCACCACCAGCGCGCCCAGCACCAGGGCCAGCGCGCGGGAATGCGTGTCGGGAGGGCGCACTCAGTGCAGCTTGATGCGTGGCACCGAGGTCTTGCGCAGGCGTTGCGCGAGCGCGTCGAGCAGTGCGTGCGTCACGCCTGTCAGCGCGACCACGTGCATCCGGTACAGCGACACGTACATCATGCGTGCCAGGAAGCCTTCGAGGAAGACGCTCTTGCCGGCGCCGCCGCCCATCAGATTGCCCACCGCCGTCACCTGGCCGATCGAGATCAGCGAACCGAGGTCGCGATACTGGAATATCGGCAGCGATCCCCCCGCGATATGCCGGGGCAAGGCTTTCGCGAGAAACGTGGCTTGCTGATGCGCGGCCTGCGCACGCGGCGGCACGTTCCTGCCGATCGCCGGCCAGGGGCAGGCGGCGCAGTCGCCGAACGCGAAGATGTTCGGGTCGGATTTCGATTGCAGCGTCTGGTGGACCGCGATCTGGTTGCCGCGGGTGACCTCCAGGCCGTCGAGCGTGCCGAGCACGGCGGGGCCCTTGATGCCGGCGGTCCAGACCGTCAGATCGGTCGGAATGTACTGGCCGCCCTGCGTGCGGATCACGCTTTCCTCCACCTTCGCCACCGGGTCGCCGGTGATCATGGACACGCCCAGCTCGCTCAGCAGGCGCGCGGTTGCCACCGAGACCCGTTCCGGCAGCGCCGGCAGGATGCGCGGATTGCCTTCGATGACCGTGATCGTGACGTCCTGCCAGGGGTCGAGCTTGTGGACGCCGAAGTCGCGCAGTTCGCTGGCGGTGGTGCGCAGCTCGGCGGCGAGTTCCACGCCGGTTGCGCCGGCGCCGATGATCGCCACGCGCACCAGCGGCCGGGCATTGCCCTCGGCCTGCGCCGGTGCCCGCACCAGCGCGCTGATCAGCAGGCGGCGGAAGCGTTCCGCGTCGGCGACCGTGTCGAGCGCCAGCGCATGCTGCTCCGCCCCCTCCACATTGAAGAAATTCGTCGTGCTGCCGATCGCCAGCACGAGCGTATCGTACGCGATCTCGCGTTCCGGCAGCAGCGCGATGTCCTCGCCGCTGTCGCTGAAGACCAGCGGCGCGAGGCGAATCGTCCTGGCGGCGCGGTCGATGCCCACGAAATCGCCCTGCTCGAAGTGAAAGGCGTTCCAGCGCGCCTGCGCCGCGTACTGCACCTGATGGATATAGGGATCGAGACTGCCGGCGGCCACCTCGTGCAGCATCGGTTTCCAGATATGGGTGGCGTTGCGGTCCACCAGCGTCACGTGCGCCTTGCCGCGCCGGGCGAGACGGCGCCCAAGCTGGGTGGCGAGTTCGAGGCCGCCGGCGCCGCCGCCGACGATGACGATGCGATGGCTGGTGTGGGTCTGCATCTGTACTGTCGAGAAGAAAGAAAAAAACGCATGATGGACAAATCGGCCGGCCGTGCCCGTGCCGCGAGGGCGCGAACAGGGCGGGCGGATCCGGCATCAGACCATTATCCGCCCGATGAGTCAAAGGCTGGCGTCGCCCAGTCCAGGCTGGCGTCGCCCGGTCCAGGCTGGCGTCGCCCGGTCAGAGGCTGGCGTCGTCCTGTTTCCGCGCGTGCAGGCGGATATGCAGCAGGCGGCCCGCGATCAGCACCGCGGCAAGGGCCGTAACCGCCGTGAGCAGCATGCCCATGTGCACCGCGCCCACCAGCACGTCGCGGCTTGCGGCCAGCAACTCGCGCCCGTTGACGTGCAACGGCTGCAGGGCCGCCAGCACCTCGCGCTGACTCTCCGGATCCACCAGCAGTTGCGGGTCGTGAAAGCGCGCGGCGATGGCCGCGGGCAGGGGCGTTTCCGTGACGCGCGACAGGCGCTGCGCCACCCCGGCGGCATAGCTGTGCGCGACCAGCGTGCCGATCAGCGTCGTGCCCAGCATGCCGCCTACCATGCGCGAGGACTGCATCAGCGCGGTGGCGATGCCGAAACGGGCGCGACCGGCGATCTCCTGCGCGAAGATGTTCAGGTTGTTCAGGGTGAACCCCAGCCCCACGCCGGCGGCCATCACCGCGCTCACCAGGAACCAGTGCGGCGTGTACGACTGCGTGGCCATCACGCCGATGGCCGCGTACAGCATCAATGCGAAGCCGGCCAGCAGGGTGGTGACCGGGCGCGCGAGGTGCACGACGATGCGGGAATTGATGATGCTGCCTACTGCGATGAAGGCGGCGAGCGGCGTGGCCAGCAGGCCGGCGAGCTGCGGCGACAGGCCGAAGCCGCCTTGCAGCAGCAAGGGCGTGAAGAACAGCAGCGAGAACATGATGAAGCCGGAGGCGAGCGACAACGCGAACAGGCGCCGCAGATCCCGGTCGCCGAACAGATCGAGCGGGATCATCGGATGCGCCGCGCGCCGCTCGCAGGCCAGCAACGCGCAGCAGCAGACCAGCACGCCGGCCAGCAGAACCAGGTTGCCGGCGCTCGGGCCGGTCTCCGGAAAGCGCTCGACGCACAGTTGCAGGCCACCCAGCGCGAGCGTGATCAGCGCCGCGCCCAGGATGTCGAGACGCACCGGCGCATGGGGCACATGACGCACCGCCGGCAGGAACCGGACGATGCAGAACAGGCTGGCGAGGCCCACCGGCAGGTTCACCAGGAAAGTCGAGCGCCAGCCGTAGTGTTCGGTGAGAAAGCCGCCGAGCGACGGGCCGGCGGCCGTGCCGATGCCATAGGCCGCGGCCATCACCACCTGCCAGCGCACGCGCGTCCGGGGATCGGGGAACAGATCCGGTATCGACGCGAACGCGGTGCCCACCATCATGCCTCCGCCGATGCCCTGGAGCGCGCGCGCGATCACCAGAAACAGCATGGAATGAGCGAAACCGCACAGGATCGAGGCCACGGTGAAGATCAGGACCGCGGCGACCACGAAGGGCTTGCGCCCGAACAGATCGCCAAGCCGGCCGAATACCGGCACCGTGACGATCGACGCCAGCAGATAGGCGTTGGCGATCCAGGCATAGTATTCGAAGCCTCTGAGTTCCGAGACGATCGACGGCAAGGCGGTGCTGACGACGGTCTGGTCGAGCGCGACCAGCATGTTGACCAGACCGATGCCGAGCATCGCGAGCAAGGCCTGCTGGAAGGGCAGCGCGGGGACGCCGCCAGGTGCGGCGGGGGAAGAGGAAGACGGTCCGGGCATGGGTTCGACGCACGCTCGGTCGAGCGCTGGGGTAGGGGGCGGAATTATCCAGGGACTGCCTGACTATGCCGGGCGGCCCATGATAATACGCCGTGTCTCCCTTGCAAAATTTCCCGTGGCAAATTCAGAAGCGGTAGCCTAGCGAGACGAAGGTGACGATCGGATTCAAGTGCAGCCGGGTTTCGCTGGTGATCGTTCCCAAGGCGGATTGCGTCGTCAGCTTCGCGCGGGTGCTCAGCACCAGATAGGAAACGGACAGGCCCACGGACCAGCGCTTCGAGAGGCGCACGTTCATCCCCGTGTTGAGCACCGGCGCGAAGGAACTGCTCAGGTCCGCGTGCGTCGTGCCCGACAAGCCGGTTGCCGCCAGAAAGGCGCCGCTGGCCAACGCCGGCTGGAGCTTCACGTTCGAATACCAGACGTACGAAGCGCCCGCGCCCACGTAAGGCCGCAGCTTGGCGTCCGGCTCGCCAAAGTAATATTTCAGCAAGACCGCCGGGCTCCACTCGTTCGCGCTTCCCAGATTGCCGAGCGCGGCCAGCGAACCACCACCGTCGAGCTGCATTTTCGGCGCGTAACCGAAAATGCCCTCGACGGCGACATGATCGGTGATGAAATAGCCGATGCTGCCGCCGCCGGTGTCGCTGTTTTCCACGCTCGCGCTGGAATTCGGAATGGCGGCGCTGCCCAACGGCGTGTTTACGCGCAGGGGCGTGCTCGAATCCTGCGGCGCCACGTGAAACCATCCCAGATTGAGCAGCACGTCGCCCGCCGCCTGGGCATGGGCCTGCATGTTCCAGCCGAGGGCCAGGGCGATGCCCGCCGCGTAACGTATCTTCATGTGTATCTCCTTGCAAAGGGCGATGGATCCTCCCCTTGGGTCGGTCCGATCACGACGGCGGGTTTTCAAGGGGCAATCTCGTATTACGACATTCCGGGCCGGAACTGAAGGGTGGTTGTCCACGCTGCCTACGCCCGGTATCGAACGGATCGTCGCGTCTCGATATTACTCCGAACGATCGTGCTTTTTATCGTCGGTGTTATCCCTGAATGCGCTGTCGGGAAGACGCGCGACGGGTACCCTGTCAACGCCGGGGGGCGGCGCGCGGGACCCCGCGGCGGCGTGCCACGCTGCCGTGCTGCCGTTTTCGACAATCCGATTTTTCGGCGGCGATCTTTTGGATTGGCGCACGTTTCGCTGCATTTTTAAGATAATTCGTGGATTGGCTGCAGGCGGCGAGGCGGCGCCGAGGACGCACCATCCGGAGCAGGCGGACGCGTGCCGTCCGGCCGCCCGCGGGTCGACCGGCGCGGCGAACTGCGGGCGCGATTTAGAGCATGTGCTCGAATCAGACGGTCAAGCCAAAGCTTTCATCCAGGCCCAGATGAAGATTCATGCATTGCACCGCGGCCCCGGCGGCGCCTTTGCCGAGGTTATCGAGGCGGGCGATGGTGACGATCCGCTCGTCGTCGCCGAAGACGAACAGGTCGACGCGGTTCGTGCCATTGCACGCCTGGATATCGAAAAAGCCATTGTCCAGGTTCTCCGCCGCACCCAACGGATGGACCTTGACGAAATGCTCGCTCGCATAATGTGCCGACAGGCAGGCATGCACGTCGGCAATGCCCGCCGGCCGCACGAATTGCCGGGGATGCCAGTACGTGGTCACCGCCAGACCTTGGTAGAAATCGCCCACGATCGGCGTGAAAATCGGCGCGTGATCGAGTCCGGCGTGGAAACGCATCTCCGGCAGGTGCTTGTGGTTCAGCGCGAGCGCATACGCACGCGGGCTTGCGAGCTGCGGCAACTGTCCCGATTCATAATCGGCGATCATTTTCTTGCCGCCGCCGCTGTAGCCGGTAATCGAATAGCTCGACACCGGATAGTCGGATGCCACCAGTCCGCTCGCCAGCAGCGGATGCACGCTCAGCAGGAAGGCCGAGGCGTGGCAGCCGGGTACGGCGATGCGTTTTTTCGAGCGCAGCGCCTCGCGGTAGCGGGAACCGAGTTCGGGCAGTCCGTAGGCCCAGTTCGGATCTGTCCGAAAAGCAGTGCTGGCATCGATGATGCAGGTCCGCGGCTGCGTCGACAGCGCCACCGATTCGCGAGAAGCACTGTCCGGCAGGCAGAGGAACGTGACGTCGGACGCATCGATCAGTTCCCGACGGGCATCGGCGTCCTTGCGGCGGTTTTCGTCGATGCGCAGAATCCAGATATCGTCGCGGGCACTGAGGTATTCAAAAATACGCAGGCCCGTGGTGCCTTCCTGGCCATCGACAAATACATTGAAGCTCATCGTGCTGCCTCGTAGGGAAAAGGGTGGATCGTCAACACGGTGCAGCCTTGCGTGCTCTGGCGTCACCTACTGCACATTCCAGGGAACGGGCGCCGGTGAACGGGACGTCGCGCGCCGGAAGCGCGGATTTGCGCCGCAGGCCGCAAGCGCAGCCGCACGATATTTCGGCTTGTTCGAAAACGTATTTTAAAGGTGCGCGGGCGCTCGCGTGGAATTGCTTGTCCTTTCGCACGCGTCGACGGCAAGAATTTACGGAAGTGGTGGGTTTTTGACGACGATGGAGGCGTGCGCCAGCGCGCTATCGAGAATTTCATGTTCGAAGAAAGGCGCCGGGCGGCCCGGAGCGACCCGCAGATTCGTCGTCTTCAGCGCATAGACGGTCAGCACGTAACGGTGTACCGTACCGGCGGGAGGACAGGGGCCGCCGTAGCCGTCGTTGTCGAAATCATTGCGCGCTTCCACCGCGCCGAGCGCCGCCAGCGCACCCGAGGCGCTGGCGTTGGCGTTCAGTTGCCGGATCGACGCGGGGATATTGACGACGGCCCAGTGCCACCAGCCGCGCCCGGGCGTGTCGATGTCGTGCAGCGTGATCGCGAAGCCGGCGGTGCCGGGCGGCGCACCGCGCCAGCTCACCGCGGGCGATTGATTGCCGCCCTTGCAGCCGCCGTGGTTGTACATTTGCGCGGGGTGCAGCGTGCCACCGAAAAAGTCAGGACTGCTGATGGAAAACGGCGCTTCGGCAAGTGCCGGTGCGGCGCAGCCCAGCGACAGGAGCAGGCAGACGGTGCGCGTGGCGAAACGTGCGATGCGTCGTGCGGACGGAGATGCGGGTGCAATTCGCGGCAAAGGGCCGGGACGGCGGCCGGAAACGGCTCGCGAAGGAGGAGGGAGGCTTCGAACGCGGACCGTGTTCTCGCTCGGATGTGCTTGCATGACGCTGAATCGAGCGGCGAACCGCTTCATTGAAATTTTTTATGCGATATCCAGACCATCGCGAACGAGTCTAACACGCTCGCGGGCCTCGCATGGCCAGGCGGGAGCGCCATTTTGTCAAAAAGCTTTGTCGAGGGAATTGCTATGACGCAGCCGATCAGAGTCATCATTGCGGATGATCATCCGCTCATCCTGCTGGGCACCGCCTTGTCCCTGGCGGACCGCAAGCAGTTTCAGGTGACGGGGAAGGCACGCAATTCGACCGAATTGATTGCCCTGCTCACGAGCGAGCCGTGCGACGTGCTGGTCTGCGATCTGGCGATGCCGGGCGGGTCCTATGGCGATGGTCTGCCGATGATCGCCTATATCCACCGGCATTTCCCGCAGGTCCGTTTGATCGTGCAGACGATGCTGGACAACCCCGGGATTCTGAAAGGGCTGCAACAATCGGGCGTCAAGGGGGTGTTGAACAAGGGCGACGACATGACGCTGATTACCGCGGCGGTGCTTGGCGTCATGGGGGGCGGCGCGTATGTCGGGCCGTCGATTCGCAAGGCATTCGAGCGTGTCGGCATGAACGAGCAGGAAGGCGGCGTGGCCGCGACGCTCAGCAAGCGGGAATCGGAAGTGCTGCGTCTCTACGTCGGCGGTGCGACCGTCAAGGAGATCGCGTCGAGTCTGAACCGCAGCGTCAAGACGATCAGCACGCAGAAGATGTGCGCGATGCAGAAGATCGGCGTCACGCGCGATGCCGATCTCTTCAAATACGCGCAGATGAACGGATTCCTGAACCTGCCGGGCGACGTGCTGGGCCCGGACTAGCGCCCGGGAAGCGGCTCATGGCCGGTTCCCCGATGCCAGCGGCTCAACTGCTGGCGTGGACGCCGCCATTGCGGGCGGACCAGCCGGCGGGATCGTGCAGGAAGGCCTCGACTTCGTCGAGCGTGTTCTTGTCGAAATAGGACTGAGTCCGCGCGACAGCCAGCACGTCGTGCCAGGTCGCCAGCGCGTGCAGCGATACGCCAATATCCGCCAGCGCCGACTGGCTCTGCTGGAAGATGCCGTAGTGGAACAGCACGAACACGTGTTTGACTTCGGCCCCCGCGGTGCGCAGCGCTTCGCAGAAGTTGATCTTGCTGCGGCCGTCGGTCGTCAGGTCCTCGACCAGCAGGACGCGCGAGCCGGGTTCGAGATGGCCCTCGATCTGCGCGTTGCGGCCAAAACCCTTGGGCTTCTTGCGCACGTACTGCATCGGCAGATCGAGACGGTCGGCGATCCATGCGGAGAACGGGATGCCGGCGGTTTCGCCGCCAGCGACCGAATCCAGTTGCTCGAAGCCGATATCGCTGAGAATGACTTTTTCCGCCATTTCCATCAACGCGCGGCGCGCGCGCGGAAACGAAATCAGCTTGCGGCAATCGATGTAGACCGGGCTGGCCCAGCCGGACGTCAGCTTGAACGGGGTTTGTGCATTGAAATGCACCGCCTGTACTTCCAGGAGGATCTTGGCGGTCGTTTCGGCGATCGATTGACGCTCGATGCTATTCATAGTGGGAATCCGGTGAAGGCCTGCGCGGCGGAGCGGGCGACTGGGCCAGTATTTTACATGAGGCGGACGCACCGCGAGGCGCCATCGCGCGAATACCCTCGTCCTGTATGATTCCCCGCTCGGGCCGATCGTTGCGAAGGCAATTTATGTCCGGTCTATCATCGGCACGGTCAGCGCGTCACCTCCCGCTTTTTTTCTCCACCGCTTTATCTCCTGGACATTATGGCTCTCAAGAAAACCCGCGCACTTCCTCTCCTCATGATGTTCGCCTCGTCGCCGCTGTGGGCGCAGATCGTCGGCCTGCCCAGCGACGCCGCCGTCAAGACCGACGGCGTCTGGCGCGGCGCCCTGAACGGCGGCGTCAGCGTCGCTTCCGGCAATACCAATTCCACCAGCGTCAACGTCAGCGCGAATCTGCAGCGTGCGACCGCCGTCGACAAATTCATCGCCTCGCTGACCGGCCTGTACGGCACGACGACCTCGGACGGCAGCCGCTCGGTTTCGGACAATCTGGTCAAGCTGGAAACCGAGTACGATCACGATCTCGGCAAGAAGGTCTACGGGCTGGGCGTCTTCCAGGTCCAGCGCAACGAGTTGCAGGACCTCAATTTCCAGTCGTCGGTGGGCGCGGGTCTGGGCTATCACGTCATCCGTACCACGCCGACCAGCTTCGATGTGTTCTCGGGTCTGTCGTTCAACTATGAAAAGTACTCGGGCGACACGCGCAATTACCCGGAACTCCTGATCGGCGAGAATCTGGTGCACAAGCTGGGCAGCGCGTCCTCGCTGAGCGAGCGCATATCGGTGTACCCGAACCTGGGCTATATCGGCGACTACCGCACGCAGGCGGACGTTGCGTTGACGACCGCGATCGCCAACCGCATTCAGTTGAAGCTGTCGCTATCGAACAGCTATCAGAACCACCCGGTGGCCGGCGTCAAAAAGGTCAACACGTTGTTCCTGACGACGATCGGCTATACCTTCGGACCGAAATAAGGTCGTCGACCCTTGCGCCGGCGCGTGCAGTGGCGCGCGGGCAAGGGCTCAGGCCTGCTTGGACAGGGCCGTTTCGAGGAGTTTGTGCAATTCGGGGAACGACGGTTCGCCGACGTAGCGTTTGAGGATGCGCCCGTCGCGGTCGACGACGAAGGTGGTCGGCGTGAGCTGGACATTGCCGAACTGGCGCGCCGCGCTGCCATCGTCGAGCGCCACCTTGAACGGCAGGTCGCGCGTCTTCGCGTAGTTCGCGACGTACATCGGTGCGTCGTAATTCATCGCCACGGCGACGAACTCCAGGCCGGCGGGCTTGAACTGCTCGAAGGTGCTGATCATCTGCGGCATCTCGTGCATGCAGGTCTCGCAACTCGTCGCCCAGAAGTTGATCAGGTAGACCTTGCCTTTCAGTTCGCCGGTCGACACTTTCTGGCCGGAAAGCAGCGTGAAGGTCGCATCGGGAACGTGCTTGGTCGAGGTGAAGGCGAACCAGCCGGTCACCGCGATGGCCAGCGCGACGATCACGGCCAGTGCCCCGAGCAGGCCCTTGCGGCCCGACGTCGATGGGGATAGAGAGCTCATGCGAGCGGCCTCGGCAGATGGGGAGATAAAGGGGGTGCACGGATTTTACGCCGATTCGCAGTGCGTGTATCGCCAGGCGGCGATAATGGCGGATTGACCACAATCCTTCACACGCCTCCGATCGTGCCGGCGGTCCTGTCCGGCGCGGCGGAAGATATGCCCATGCCCCGTTTCTCCTTCTCTTTCCCGCGCCGCGCGGCCGCCACCACACTGACGGTGGCGCTGACCGTCGCGTTGGGCGCCTGCTCTCCCCGATACGACTGGCGAACCCTTGACGACGACACCGGCCGCTATTCCATCAGCTTGCCCGCCAAGCCCTCGCTCGACATACGCGATGTCGACATCGGCAGCGGCGCCCGCCTGCCGATGCGCATGCAGACCGCCAGCGTCAAGGACGCCGTGTTCGCGGTGGGGGCGGTGGTCCTGCCCGATGCGCAGCCCGCGACGCGGCAGGCGGCCCTCGATTTCGTGACGCAGGGCATCGCGCGCAATGTCGGACCCGATGGCGCGTCGCGCGACGTCCAGATCAAGGGCGCGGACGGGCGGCTCCTGCCCGCGCGCGAATGGCGCGCAAGCGGATTGGTGCCGGGCACCAAGCAGAGCCGCACGGTCATTGCCCGTTTCGTCGCGACCGATACGCGCGTCTACGAGGCGGTGATCATCTCCGAACAGGCGCTCCCGGACGAGGAAGTGCGTCAGTTCCTCGATTCCTTCAAGCCGTTCTGACCCGCCGGATTTGTCCACAAGCCCTGTGCATAACTCTGTTGACAAACTTGGGCGGCGTCCTATTCATGGGCCTTTTCGGCGTGGCCAGGTGTCTGCCCAATTTGTCGGCAAATTGAAAAGCTAAGGGATTTCAAAGGCTTAGCCCATGCATGGGACATTCGCTAGTAAACCATTACAAATATGACGAATTTTTGACTTTGTGAATAAGTCAAGTCTTGACAGACGGGTTTTCCCGAGAAAAGGCGCATGCCGACGCGCCATGCCCAGCCGCCGGCGGCGCGCCGGCATGCTGTCGGAGCGCAATTCGGTACTGCGGGGCCGGCCTGTGCGGGCTTGGGCCCGCGGCTCGCCGACGGATCGTGACCGGCCTTCCCAGCGACAATTTGTCCATGAACCGCGCGGGCCGGCGCGAGCGCGCCGTACCCATGGTCAAAGCGCGCGACGATAGCCGATCGCCTCCGCCAGATGCGGCGCGGCCACCTGATCCGCATCGGCGAGATCGGCGATCGTGCGCGCGACGCGAAGCACGCGATAGTGCGACCGGGCGGACCAGCCGAAACGCCGTGCCGCCTGGTCGAGCAGGCCGCGCATCGCGTCGTCCAGCGCGCAGACCTGATCGACCCGCGTGGCGCCGATCGCGGCATTGGGGCGCTGCTGCCGAAGGTGTTGGCGCCGTCGCGCCCGGATCACCCGTTCGCGCACTGCCGCGCTGCTTTCGCACGGGGCGCGTTCGCGCGTCGCGCTGGCTGCCAGCTCGCCGGGCGTCAGCGCCGCCAGTTCCAGCTGGATATCGATGCGGTCCAGCAGGGGGCCCGACAGCTTGTTCCGGTAACGGACGGCGGCGTCGGGGGCGCAACGGCAGCGGCCGGACGGATCGCCGGCCCAGCCGCACGGGCAGGGGTTCATCGCGGCGACCAGCTGGCAGGCGGCGGGAAACTCCGCCTGGCACCCCGCCCGGCTGACGGTGATGGCGCCCGTTTCCAGCGGTTCGCGCAGCATTTCGAGCGTGCGCCGTTCGAACTCGGGCAGCTCATCGAGAAACAGCACGCCGTGGTGCGCCAGTGTCACCTCGCCTGGACGCGGGGGATTGCCGCCGCCGACGAGCGCCGCGGGACTGGATGAGTGGTGCGGCGCGCGAAACGGCCGATGGCGCCAGTGCGCGGCGGTGAAGCGCGACGTGCAGCCGCTGAGCAGGGCGGCGGAAGACAGGGCCTCGGCGTCGCTCATCGGGGGCAGGATGCCCGGCAGGCGCGCCGCCA encodes:
- a CDS encoding acyl-CoA thioesterase, translating into MNDASHQLSMTVLMTPDMANFSGNVHGGAILKLLDGVAYACASRYAGRYVVTLSVDQVVFRQPIHVGELVSFLASVNYTGRSSMEIGIKVITENIRTQLVRHTNSCYFTMVAVDDAGNSVEVPPLVPDGSEARERFRKAELRRQLRKEMEDRYHLIRASGADVDASGATRPLAG
- a CDS encoding MFS transporter translates to MRPPDTHSRALALVLGALVVAMANSTAPSPLYRLFQIQWGFSATTLTLVYAVYSGGVLTTLLSLGRLSDRLRDRRLLIVPALGVIAAGALCIAAATSVGGLIVGRLLSGLGTGALTGAASAALVELIAPVARKRAAMLATTSITAGAALGPALSALALWLHLGATHLPFIATALAALGVAGGLMRVGWPARTVAATAVPAGMVADEGAERAAGRTMASAAAPDGRPDAAREREPGLLASCGPAFPVAAAALALAWAAGAFAMTLAPSLAERLMGIHDRTIIALLLCALQIVMGIAQLLARHAAPRTALVVGTVLVALAVPVCALASWWGLAALFCGGTLAIGIGYGAGFVGAAAMINDIAPAHRRASAVSLFYVVGYGGSALPILAFGALADAFGFLPATALFALASVGVAAAIVRVAPRLPAQ
- a CDS encoding NAD(P)/FAD-dependent oxidoreductase, encoding MQTHTSHRIVIVGGGAGGLELATQLGRRLARRGKAHVTLVDRNATHIWKPMLHEVAAGSLDPYIHQVQYAAQARWNAFHFEQGDFVGIDRAARTIRLAPLVFSDSGEDIALLPEREIAYDTLVLAIGSTTNFFNVEGAEQHALALDTVADAERFRRLLISALVRAPAQAEGNARPLVRVAIIGAGATGVELAAELRTTASELRDFGVHKLDPWQDVTITVIEGNPRILPALPERVSVATARLLSELGVSMITGDPVAKVEESVIRTQGGQYIPTDLTVWTAGIKGPAVLGTLDGLEVTRGNQIAVHQTLQSKSDPNIFAFGDCAACPWPAIGRNVPPRAQAAHQQATFLAKALPRHIAGGSLPIFQYRDLGSLISIGQVTAVGNLMGGGAGKSVFLEGFLARMMYVSLYRMHVVALTGVTHALLDALAQRLRKTSVPRIKLH
- a CDS encoding MFS transporter, with protein sequence MLGIGLVNMLVALDQTVVSTALPSIVSELRGFEYYAWIANAYLLASIVTVPVFGRLGDLFGRKPFVVAAVLIFTVASILCGFAHSMLFLVIARALQGIGGGMMVGTAFASIPDLFPDPRTRVRWQVVMAAAYGIGTAAGPSLGGFLTEHYGWRSTFLVNLPVGLASLFCIVRFLPAVRHVPHAPVRLDILGAALITLALGGLQLCVERFPETGPSAGNLVLLAGVLVCCCALLACERRAAHPMIPLDLFGDRDLRRLFALSLASGFIMFSLLFFTPLLLQGGFGLSPQLAGLLATPLAAFIAVGSIINSRIVVHLARPVTTLLAGFALMLYAAIGVMATQSYTPHWFLVSAVMAAGVGLGFTLNNLNIFAQEIAGRARFGIATALMQSSRMVGGMLGTTLIGTLVAHSYAAGVAQRLSRVTETPLPAAIAARFHDPQLLVDPESQREVLAALQPLHVNGRELLAASRDVLVGAVHMGMLLTAVTALAAVLIAGRLLHIRLHARKQDDASL
- a CDS encoding OmpW/AlkL family protein yields the protein MKIRYAAGIALALGWNMQAHAQAAGDVLLNLGWFHVAPQDSSTPLRVNTPLGSAAIPNSSASVENSDTGGGSIGYFITDHVAVEGIFGYAPKMQLDGGGSLAALGNLGSANEWSPAVLLKYYFGEPDAKLRPYVGAGASYVWYSNVKLQPALASGAFLAATGLSGTTHADLSSSFAPVLNTGMNVRLSKRWSVGLSVSYLVLSTRAKLTTQSALGTITSETRLHLNPIVTFVSLGYRF
- the argC gene encoding N-acetyl-gamma-glutamyl-phosphate reductase, with product MSFNVFVDGQEGTTGLRIFEYLSARDDIWILRIDENRRKDADARRELIDASDVTFLCLPDSASRESVALSTQPRTCIIDASTAFRTDPNWAYGLPELGSRYREALRSKKRIAVPGCHASAFLLSVHPLLASGLVASDYPVSSYSITGYSGGGKKMIADYESGQLPQLASPRAYALALNHKHLPEMRFHAGLDHAPIFTPIVGDFYQGLAVTTYWHPRQFVRPAGIADVHACLSAHYASEHFVKVHPLGAAENLDNGFFDIQACNGTNRVDLFVFGDDERIVTIARLDNLGKGAAGAAVQCMNLHLGLDESFGLTV
- a CDS encoding YbhB/YbcL family Raf kinase inhibitor-like protein; translation: MPRIAPASPSARRIARFATRTVCLLLSLGCAAPALAEAPFSISSPDFFGGTLHPAQMYNHGGCKGGNQSPAVSWRGAPPGTAGFAITLHDIDTPGRGWWHWAVVNIPASIRQLNANASASGALAALGAVEARNDFDNDGYGGPCPPAGTVHRYVLTVYALKTTNLRVAPGRPAPFFEHEILDSALAHASIVVKNPPLP